In a single window of the Penaeus monodon isolate SGIC_2016 chromosome 3, NSTDA_Pmon_1, whole genome shotgun sequence genome:
- the LOC119589946 gene encoding CD63 antigen-like, which produces MAESNLGCGPLTIKYLVFIFNFIFFLSGIILIAVGVVAQIFFSSYLQFFDGKFETPAIGIIILGAIILVVSFFGCCGAKKENVCMLRTFSFLMVVVLLCEIAAGITVAVMRPQVEELVKKNMDDTMDQYGSPKNLVTKTWDDLQKNYHCCGTNNYTEWEITPFGKNVTGVPDTCCKIITAGCGHGVFSGNKTETIFTDGCYTALNDSAMRNIGAIIGGAVALALLQMVGVWMSHCLVRAVKERYEIL; this is translated from the exons TTGTCCGGGATCATCCTGATTGCCGTCGGGGTGGTCGCCCAAATCTTCTTCAGCTCGTACCTGCAGTTCTTTGATGGCAAGTTCGAGACTCCTGCCATTGGGATCATCATCTTGGGCGCCATCATCCTGGTAGTGTCCTTCTTCGGCTGCTGCGGAGCCAAGAAGGAGAATGTCTGCATGCTGCGTACG TTCTCCTTCCTGATGGTGGTGGTGCTGCTGTGTGAGATCGCTGCAGGCATTACTGTGGCTGTCATGCGTCCACAGGTGGAGGAGCTAGTCAAGAAAAACATGGATGACACCATGGACCAGTATGGCAGCCCCAAGAACCTCGTCACCAAGACATGGGATGATCTGCAGAAGAAC TACCATTGCTGTGGAACGAACAACTACACTGAGTGGGAAATCACTCCCTTTGGAAAGAATGTGACTGGAGTACCTGACACGTGCTGCAAGATTATTACTGCGGGATGCGGCCATGGTGTGTTCTCTGGCAACAAGACAGAAACCATCTTCACTGATGGTTGCTACACTGCCCTCAACGACTCGGCAATGCGCAACATTGGTGCCATTATTGGAGGTGCAGTTGCCCTTGCTCTGCTGCAG ATGGTTGGCGTTTGGATGTCACACTGTCTAGTCCGAGCAGTGAAGGAGCGGTACGAAATCTTGTAA